CGCAGATGATATCATCGCCCATCAAGAGATTCATGacgatgttgatgatgatgtgAAGAGTGTTAGGGTTTCTGATTTGGGGGAAAATCATGGGGTTTGTGATGTTGATTTGAGCAATTGTGTTGAAAATCAACATGATGAAAACGAAGCGTTTCATGATGGAACGAATTTGAATCTACATGGGCATTTTCAACAGCATGATGATGGACATCAACAGCAAGATGATGATGgccatgatgatgatgataataatGACGACATAGATGATGAGTTGGTGCCATGGGAAGTGAAAGACAGATTCGCGAGGCAGAGGATAAGGAAATCTGGGAAGAATACATTTGGAAAAATGATGAAATCGAAGAAATCTGCTCATGTTTTCACTAGACCTGGCTGTGTTCGTGGTAAGCATGGTTTAGGGCTCACGGTTTACTGAAGGATTCTAATTAGCATGGAATTTGGAGCATTTGATCATCATTAATCCAAGATTAACATCTAGGTGTTTGTTAAATTGTTATCAAAAGTTCAATTAGTTGGAAGTTTATgtcattttcttttcttaattagtAGGATGATAATGATCATGggaaaaaagaaaatgtaaatttGGGGTTGGATTAGCTATTATATCTGTGTTCATATGATCTTGTAAATAAattgatctttctccaaaactattggatattattattatgtttaTATGGTTGGTTGGTTAAATTGGAGATCGTTGTCTTATGTTATTGGATCTTTTTTTTGAGAGGTTGAGTTTCTATATCTAGTTCTCATTCATTTATtattggatttgtggttttaGTTTATGATGGTCACTACTTTTGGATTCCCTAACTTTTGGTGTCAATTTGTTTGCAATTGACAAGTTCCAAATGACAGATGTAGGTGGTTACTGATTAGAAACAGGGACATTTTTGGCCTTTCATTTAGAAATTAACTTGTTTGGAATTATTGGATGTGGACATGTGGTTGATGTTTTCCTGAAGAACGTGTGTTGTATGTGGTTGATTTATATTCCCTTTTATGATTTTATCTCAAAGCTCTTCAAAGGTATAAGACTGTTGTGTGTTTGCTATACAAGATTATCAACTGTTTTCCAACAGACATGAATTTTCACGAAACAGAAGTTGACAGTGGGAGTAATATCCAAAGGTCAAGTATGTCTGATTCAAGAAAAAATTGGCAATAAGTATGCCAATTATAAGGAACGATTCATTtatttttcacttatttttcctgaatttaTTAGAATTTACCAAAACTTAATTTAGTTATATAAGTTATACTTGAATAATCGTTATTTTCCCGAACTTTATCTTATCTAGACttatatgaatttattgttGCTGAAAttagtggaaataaggtgaaaatAGAGCATAACACAAATTTCACTTTTCTGTTTTCTTTAGTGATAATCCTGACCTGTTTGATCGAATATTTTGGTCAGACTAGTGTTCTGTTACCCTGATGTTCTGTTACATTATGTATGCAGGGACTTAGTATTGCCAATTTCATGGCAACTGCATTCTGTTCTCAGTGCTGAGAATCTGTCAGACCTGCTTTTTGCTATTAATATAAGGGATGATCGACAAGAATTGAGTACCGGATCATTGAGTTTATTACATGTTTGATTTTGTTTCCAGTTTGTGCACAACTTGCAGGAGTATAAATATATGTTGCATTTGCCAAAGAACATTACATTACATTCAACTGGTCTTTTATGTTAGCTAATGCGACTTGTAGGGATAATATGAAGGCTGAAAGTGGAATCAGTTCTAGTTCAAGACGGAGAAGGCGGGGTAGACACGGCTGCTTGATGATCGTCGTAGATATGGATAGTATGTCGTGTAAAATACGTACAGCTAGGTACACCTGAGAGGTATAATAGATGGCCTAATATCAAATTGTGGTGTGTAATCAAAGTATGTAAAAAAAGTTACGAGTAGTATATATAGAATAATATAATGGTTGACTAATTAAGTTGATAAGACATCAACTTTACATGTTCATACGTGTCATACATACGTTATTAGTAACATTTTTATTAGATTCTGTTCTTTGTCCAAAATGTACCAGTGGAATGGGTTTCAAGGACTTGTCCATTTTTAATGATGCATTGCTAGGGAAACAGGCTTGGCGATGATATGCTGGTAGGGAGGGTCTCAGGGTCACAACGTTGCCTACTCTAGAATCTAGATATAAGTTGTTATATTAGGTAATGTCATATGTAACTGATTTAAATCAAATGTTACATCTCCTGATCCAACATTATTACAATAACGAAGTATATTTTAGATGAAAAATTATAGATCTGCTATTACAAAATACCTCTTTATGTAACAACTAAGGCTCCGTTcaattcgacttattttgactgaacttaactgaacttatctggaaaaaataaacttattttgtctgaataaaacttatttgtgtgtgtacttatctggaaaaaaaacttattttagctGAAAAAATGTTAGGTATAGATTTTGAACCTATAACCTAAACACATATTTTAACCACTATGCCACAACTCATTTTAATATTCCTTATATGTTCAAAATTACATTAACTCAATATAATTAGAAAAATGGTCTGAATCATTTCTTAATAGTCTCACATCACTAATTAGTCACTACTTTTACAAGTTACTAATCCTTACatgataaaatttattaaagcataCTCAAGCCAGATATATTGTAACGttaaaattaaattagactCAAAACGagttatataataatctaacTGATCCATATTTCTATTATCCGAGACATCGCCCGGGACACTAACTAGTGTACCactaaatcaaatcaaattatatgtcatattttcataatcaaatataataaatgacaaattaataaatcttgaatttatttGAAATTGCTATTCATGTATTATCCTAGGACATCGCCTATGCACAAATACTGGTTAGCCTTTAAATGTATTAGTGGTAGTGTTTTAAACTACACCTAATACCTTAAACACTACGGTCTAACACGCACATAACTTGCCTGTTGAATTATGGTGTGTAAGATCATTGGATGTGATAACATCATTTATACTGTATTTAAAGTACGGATctaacatgaaaataaattacataatatatttaaAAGATAATGAATGCAATAATCCAATTCTATTACATTGATCGCGTGACAATAAGACCTGTCAAAAGGGTCGGTCGGATccggttgtaaaaaattatttatgggttcgggttgaatcgggtcggtcacttttgagtttgggtttacaaatgcttgtttaaGACCCAGAACTTTTGGGTTCTGGTAGACCGAACGGGTTGAGAgatagattttaaaacgcgcattatattttcattaatttaggtgataaatatacaaaatatgggcacaaattaacaaattttcctacacaagtttatatttagtcaaattcaactataaaatggcgtataattcaaattaaaatcatattacacataatattagtaaaaacaacgtgtttattatgtttaatttttctcataatctcatttattactataaatacaatgattttcaatcgatcGGGTCCAAAACGTGTTCGGTCGGATTTTGACCCATTAATTTTTAGGTTGTCGGGTTAGGTTACGAGACCCAATATTTTTGGGTCAGATACGggtcaattttcgagtcggatcaatttttgacaggtctacatGACACCCACCTATTAAAGGTGGGTAGCATTTTAAAAACTACATTCATCAATATCAACCAATAGTCTTCCTAGATACTCGTACCTATTAACGATAAGTAGCATTTCATAAACTACTTATATCTAAAGAGGGTCATCGTGAATTGTTCCTGTGTTAACACTTAACACGCACAGTCCTTTAGTTTCCCCTTGCACAGTACTAGAAGTTGAAGGGTCATGTTATAATTTACTCCGTAGTACTTAAAACAACGTTATATCCTAAACAAACTTTTAATTTAAAAGCATGCACCTCCTCAACTCTCTCACttaattcttcttcttcttcttcttggagttgattttaaATTTTCTTTAGATAATTGCTGATCAACATGGACAAGAACAAGGGAAGGAGGCGGCCGGAAAAGAAGAAGGAAGTGATCGACCGACGTTTCGGACTCTTAAATGTCCTATTTTCATTGTCATTTCAAGATATCCTTAACAAAGATCTTTACAAGGAGATGGTACGTTTATATTACATGTACCTCAAATTATTTCAATGCATATAGTAGTAAATTTTAACCCCAAACTTCCCACgtgtatatttttgtcaaaTGGAGCAAGTAAAATTGAACGAAGACATATAGacatagtacggagtagtaaatTTTCCTACTATCTTCATATACGATAGGCTTAGTGAAAATCAATTACGCAAATGCTGTTTTTTACCTTTTCCTTTTGGTTGCTAATTCGTTCACACACTGTCGACTCGAATAGTTATACTTAGCGTTTGTTTATTCACAAATTCTtgtttacaatgggtgtacaataaatattgtataccggagtaaaagttgactcaaaatgcttaaaagttacatttatatatgtaaaagttatctattttttaatgataaattttttcatttgaataaatattatttcttcaaaatcactaataataatgtataaattaatcatttaaccctttaaaatgtttatctatcaacttttttattttataaatataaaagttacagaaaaataggttaaagttacgaaaaactgcataaaagttatcttggtgtacaataaatatacttgtacgcgcaagaccttttgttgtttatttaaataataataatattaaacttAGGTTCAATTTGGTTTTCACTTgttctagattagttaattattaaaaataatattaacttgATTCAAATTGCTATTTAGTTAAGTAAATGAAAAATCGGGTTGTCAACAGGTCGGGCAAAATTAGGTAACGGGTTTCATACAGTCAAGTTACGGGTTTCCTATTTTAACAAATATATCGGGTCTCAGGTCAGGTTCGGATCTTTACAATTACAGGTCGGTTTCTCATGTCgtgtttttgacagctctactgtCGAGGATTCGAGGGTAGTAAAAGTAAATTTGTACTACTACGAAGTATGATTTAATTTCACTTGATGTTATAATGCATGTGTAATAAACTAGCTACAAATACAAGTCCGAGTTCTCCAATCTCCATGTTACATTTTGATGTATGGAGTTACTACAAAAAAACGTGTATATGACATAAAATTCACGTTCATTACTTACCTGTGTGCACGTATTCATCAACTCACACACCGTGTATGGTTTGTACTTTATATATAGTTTAAACATTTTCGAATGgtcaattaattttcgatcttaggctccgtttggtaaggcgtaaaacgttttcattgttaaatgattttccatgtaaaacatttttcaaggaaaaacacaattccaaactagttttcctttgtttggttccttaaaggtaaatgggagaagatggtgaagattgaggggaggAAATGAgaggaggtaaggaggaaaagtGATTtctctccctttcaaatggaaaaaagGGTTTTCACCTTCGagggagtcatggaaaattgttttccatccctaacccaaccaaacaacgtaaaatgatgaaaaagaggaaaatcgttttccatgaaaacgtttaacgccctaccaaacggagccttaatgCAACGATGAAGATTAATTTGTACTCGTACTTAAAATCATTGGTGGAGCCAATGTATAAGTGATCCCATATATAATAAATTGCataattttagttgaattttcaTTGTTTTGTATTAAAAAGCACATCAtttagttaatttttcattaattttttaaGAGTGACTCCACTTGGTTAGTATAATTTCTATATCTGCCActgcttaaaataataattcatgAATCATAATCAGCGTACTTGCTATATTATGCAGGTTAAGCAAATTCCAGAAACATTTCCATCATCTGCAGATTACTTAAAATCATTCATGCTGCCACTAATAGAAGAAACCCATGCAGATTTCTGTTCTGCTTTGGAATGTGTAGTTGATCAAACTCCTGTATGCGAGGTAACGAATATAGTCATCAACAAAAACAGCCTTCCTGAGGATTTATTCTACCAGATAACAACCACAAGCATAACTGATCATAATTATCAGCCAAAATACGGAGATGTTTTCCTACTGACAAATACGAGGCCAGAATACGTTGATGATTTTAATAAACCAGGAGAAACCTTTCTGATGGCCTTTGTATTAGGAGGAAAAGGAAACTCCATTGACATTGTGGCATCAAAGTGTATTATTAACTCCAATGTCGTACCACCTAAGAAGCCGAAGAGTCTTTTCGCTACTTATATGATAAACTTGACTTCCTATTTGAGGATATGGTTGGGATTAAGCCTTGATCCTACATCATCAAAGATGAATCTAATTCAGAGAGTTCTGCAACATGATCCTTCTGTATGTTTTCGCCTTTTTTCAGCTTTCTGCAACATTTCTCTCTTTGTTTGTCATTTCTGTTACTGTATATAAGTCATTGAATTTGTGTTTACAGGAGCAGAATGACTGTTCTGTTTGCTTGTCAGAGGGAAACATCAGTCTGTCAAATATGATCAGCTCTTTTACCCTGGATGAATCACAGAAACAAGCTGTTTTGAGCAGCGTTTTCATGAAAAACTGCTCACACAATGGCAGCAAAGTGAAGCTGATTTGGGGTCCACCTGGGACTGGGAAGACAAAGACTGTTGCATCATTGTTGTTTGTACTTCTGAAGATGAAATGCAGGACACTTACATGTGCTCCTACAAATATAGCAGTGGTTCAAGTGGCGAAAAGGGTTGTGGGACTCCTCGAACATGGGACTTCCTGTCATAGATTGGGAGACATAGTTCTGTTTGGAAATGAGGACAAGATGTGTATAAAAGATGATCCTGATCTTGCTACCGTGTTTTTAAGCTCTCGTGTTCAAATACTTAGCAAATCTATAAGAAAGTGGAAGTCTAATTTGGAGTCTATGATATCTTTTCTTAGATATCCTGAGAAATCGTACAATGAATATGTGATGATGAAGATGCAATCAAATGAGAAGGGGGAAGTCACTGATAACCGCAACCTTGAGGCAGATGAATGTGTAAACAGAAAGAGCTCAACTAAGAAGCCTCAAAAGCCATTGAAGGATGAACTTAACAGAAAGGACTCTGAATCACAAAACAGCAGCAAAACAACAGTTAAATCTGAAGTTCACTTGTTGACATTTGAGGAGTATTTTGAGAAGACTTTCTTTTCCATGGCAGATGTGTTGAAATCATGTGCAAATAGTTTCTGTACTCATCTACCAACATCAGTCATACCACAAGATGTCGAAAAAGATCTGATTGGACTTGTTGATAAGCTAAAGAAGCTAGAAAGAGCAAGAAAATCTGCTGGTTTTGTCAGTAAACTGATAGAAGAGAGGATAAAACATGTTGCACCTTTTACAAGACTTTATGAGAGATTTCCTAAACCGAAGTTCAAGAATACAATATGGGATATGTGTATGGAAAATGCTTGTTTGATCTTTTGTACCGCTTCAAACTCTATCAAAGTGACATCAAATATGGAAATGCTGATCATAGATGAAGCTGCTCAGCTTAAGGAATCTGAATCAGTCATTCCTTTGAGTATAACTGGCCTGAAAAACGCCGTTCTGATAGGTGATGATCGTCAACTTCCAGCCATGGTTCAAAGCAAGGTCTGTATACTTGTCTATTTTTTGCTTCATTCTTTGAATCTGTATCAACTAATTATGACTTGTTTTAGGTGTCAGAAAATGCCAACTTTGGAAGGAGTTTGTTCAAGCGATTAGCAACACTAGGGAAAAAGAAGCACCTGCTCAACATCCAATACAGGATGCATCCTTCCATAAGCTTATTCCCGAACAAAGAGTTTTATCAGAACCGGATAATAGATGCATCACATGTCAAAGAAAGAACTTACAAAAGGACTTTTCTCGAGGGGGAAATGTACGGATCATACTCTTTCATTAATGTAGAAAGAGGAAGAGAGAGCTTCAATAAAGGGCATAGTCCAAGGAATGTGGAGGAAGCAGCTGTTATTGATCGGATCATTGCAAAACTCTTTAAGAGTATGTAAAAATCATGCATTCTTGTATTAAGTCTCCAACCCTGTTTATTTATGTACTGTAATCTGCAGGGCATTGTATGACAAAACAGAAGGTTAGTGTGGGGGTAATATCACCTTACAAGGGTCAAGTAAGTCTGATTCAGGACAAAATTGGGAAGAAATATACCAGTTGTAAGGATAACTTTGCTGTCAGTGTTCGATCAGTTGATGGGTTTCAAGGCGGTGAGGAGGATGTTATAATAATCTCTACAGTTCGATGCAACAGGAATGGATCAGTTGGGTTTCTTTCTAATCATCAGAGAACAAATGTAGCTCTAACTAGAGCAAGGTAAGTCTCAGAATAATGTAATCTTCTGTCTTAAATTACAGAACTCTGATTTCACAGCAactgttatttattt
This genomic stretch from Spinacia oleracea cultivar Varoflay chromosome 3, BTI_SOV_V1, whole genome shotgun sequence harbors:
- the LOC110786058 gene encoding uncharacterized protein; its protein translation is MAKQSVVSIATPEDLCNWEFVNRFDFDIVAGFEDDQESIYDLVDSIDSLSSPSASEVDEDDSDEKKGPADDIIAHQEIHDDVDDDVKSVRVSDLGENHGVCDVDLSNCVENQHDENEAFHDGTNLNLHGHFQQHDDGHQQQDDDGHDDDDNNDDIDDELVPWEVKDRFARQRIRKSGKNTFGKMMKSKKSAHVFTRPGCVRGKHGLGLTVY
- the LOC110786066 gene encoding uncharacterized protein — its product is MNFHETEVDSGSNIQRDLVLPISWQLHSVLSAENLSDLLFAINIRDDRQELSTGSLSLLHVKQIPETFPSSADYLKSFMLPLIEETHADFCSALECVVDQTPVCEVTNIVINKNSLPEDLFYQITTTSITDHNYQPKYGDVFLLTNTRPEYVDDFNKPGETFLMAFVLGGKGNSIDIVASKCIINSNVVPPKKPKSLFATYMINLTSYLRIWLGLSLDPTSSKMNLIQRLSATFLSLFVISVTVYKSLNLCLQEQNDCSVCLSEGNISLSNMISSFTLDESQKQAVLSSVFMKNCSHNGSKVKLIWGPPGTGKTKTVASLLFVLLKMKCRTLTCAPTNIAVVQVAKRVVGLLEHGTSCHRLGDIVLFGNEDKMCIKDDPDLATVFLSSRVQILSKSIRKWKSNLESMISFLRYPEKSYNEYVMMKMQSNEKGEVTDNRNLEADECVNRKSSTKKPQKPLKDELNRKDSESQNSSKTTVKSEVHLLTFEEYFEKTFFSMADVLKSCANSFCTHLPTSVIPQDVEKDLIGLVDKLKKLERARKSAGFVSKLIEERIKHVAPFTRLYERFPKPKFKNTIWDMCMENACLIFCTASNSIKVTSNMEMLIIDEAAQLKESESVIPLSITGLKNAVLIGDDRQLPAMVQSKVSENANFGRSLFKRLATLGKKKHLLNIQYRMHPSISLFPNKEFYQNRIIDASHVKERTYKRTFLEGEMYGSYSFINVERGRESFNKGHSPRNVEEAAVIDRIIAKLFKRHCMTKQKVSVGVISPYKGQVSLIQDKIGKKYTSCKDNFAVSVRSVDGFQGGEEDVIIISTVRCNRNGSVGFLSNHQRTNVALTRARYCLWIVGNEDTLIRSGSVWEELVIDSKTRGCFYNADDDIDLMEKRQPVRKLEFFDSLKLENARWKVLFTDDFEISIKSINIKNKAVQEVLRKIADGWRQSNSEKAATVAIYGVAAELLEQYPIDEHFYLAWSIDIVKEEFKYTQVIKVWDILPASKIPKLVRELDDRFGKYTVDFMNRCKHKSFEGKLIVPMSWPVHSVLGVDSLSDRISAMNIWND